The DNA sequence TACTGGTAGCGCCCAAAAAATCTGGTTTTTGGTCAGGAACAAAAAACGTGCTTCACTTGAACTCATTCTCACGCACGAAATAGCAAAATCAGAAGCCGAGGGGTCTTAACTTTTTAAGTACTGTAAGCCTATTGGGCTACTAACTTTCAATTTTCGAGCCCAGTTTAACAGAAATGGGCCTAAACTAGGCCCAATACTGAAGCTCCGTCGCTCTACCAACCAAACAGTTGAAgctttgaccaaaaaaaaaaaaggagcttAAGCAGATGCAGAACTGCACCACACACACGTCACCTTGGTAGCGGAAACTGATTCGAAAGAGATCggagagaagagagaaatggCGAATCAAGGCGCTAAGAAACGCAAGGAAGAGAACGCTCGTCACATGGCTAGGCTTCGCCAAGTTATCATAGCCTGCAACGTACGCTATCTTGTTCTTTAACACTCTCTTCAATTCTGATTTTGGATTTTCTATGCTAGGGTTCCTTTCTCGGTcgattttgtttctttctttgcaTGCCTCTGCAGAACTTGGCTTTTTTGTTTGTATAGATTTTAATTGTATAGAATCTAATGGCTAATTGATGAAATTTAGAGTAAGGGGTTTAGATTAGTGATATGAACTCAAATGAGTTATTTTTCCTTAGTATGTTGATTATTGATGGggtaattaatcaattaattaacaggTAATCTATGTATTAGTGAGGATGTTGTTCTTCCATTCCACATTCACCTGGAAGCACTGGATTGGACTAATTGTGACATCTCTGGCATATTTTATACCATATAAACAACTTGCTAAGATGGCGACGCCAAGTTATGATGACGATGGTGAACTTTTAGATGGTGGTTTTGATATGACTACTGGTGGAGTTTGTGGGTATGTCTTTGTCTTTGGTATCATGCtcttaaatattaatttgtttGGGATTGGCACTGGTAAAAACCTTGTCAATTTGTTGTTCTCATCGTTATGTGAAAGTTATCACTTGTCACACCCTCCCCTTCTTTGGATTTCCATTCAATGGACCACATTTTCATAATGGTGGTTGCCTTTTCTGAACATTTTATGCTATCTCTAAGTTTATGTATGGTATATATTCTTAACTGTAGCTCATCTTTTGCAGCTATTTACATGATGTTATCTACATAACATGCTTTGTGCAAGTTATGTCTATCATCTCTGGAAAATTTTGGTACACATATCTTGTGGTAAGATCCATATTCAGGCATTGATAAGAGGATACAGCATACTTAAGATTGGAGTCAGTGACAGTTGCTCATCTCTTGACACTATGCAGATACCAGCTTTTGGAGCATACCAATCTTTTGGCTTCATTAAAGGGTTTTTGCCAGGACGTTCAGAGGTATTTTCACGTTCTTAATTTGTTTTGGATCCAAACTTCTTTGTTCCTTCCGAGTATTCTTCTAGTCTAGAATAATGCAACTATCGTTGCAAAAACCAGGATTCCCCGCCTAGTTTTGAGTAGGTGGAAGTGGAGCCATTCTTCTATTTTGGTTCATTTTTCACTTTTAGACCACGAAAAGGACCAGTCTCATTTCTATATTGTATTGCATTTTGTGAATCAGGAACCATATGAAGATGAAAAGACCCgcaagaagagggaaaagatggAGAAGAAAGCATCCAGGCCTAAGTTCGTCAAGACAAGAACTAGATAGGTTTTTGTATTGTTCGAGTGTACACCTAGTTAGGTAACCAACAGAAATATTCAAAACTGATGCGGTCGCTCTGTAATTTCCAGTTATTATGAGAACTAGTTGTATTTTAGTCGAGTTTTACACTTTTACTTTCGTGTAAAATAAAACAATCTCTAATTTGTAAgcgctccttttttttttcttctaaatgcGATTGTTGGGTAAACATCAATACATTGTACACCTTTTTGTTTAATCATCACTTGAATTCCTTTCACATGATTTAACAAAAAGATTCAAATCTTTACATTAGAGCTTTAGACCAAAGGTTAACAACATTAACCATGGGATGTAACCAAATAACTATACTTAGATTGAATGGAGGCACTGACGCCATATTTCGCTAATTGAGACCAGTAAAATTCTTTATTATAAATAGTTCTATACTGCATAAATACAACATATCATCAGCTGCGACCGAGTTGTATCTCAGAAAAATGAGAATATACATTTTTTGGGAGGAAAAATAGAACAAATTTACAACGTTAATTCCTCCATATATGTTATAACACAGTCATGTCAGCAAATGTAGACTGTTTCCTTGGATAGAAAAAGAGCGGCAAGGGTAGTTCAAGTTATTCTTCTAACTGTATGATGCTAACATGCATCCACTATTTGCCACTCATGAAATGACAGCCTTGTCCAGAGTCACTGTCAAAAGATTGAATTCACGTCCCAGAGACCAAGTTAGATCATTGTGGGCATCAACGCTTAAGTTGTATTCCTTGAACTGACCGTTATATGTTATTACAGACATAATGGCCCTGGAAAATTGGAGATGTCAATAGTTCAGCAAGCATATAGGTACCATGAATTAATTGAAACTTGGGAAAGGCAGAAATTGTTAACAATTGGATTCCACATTCAGTTCAATGAACAATTAGTTTGAAGTGACTATACTATATAGCTACTTAAATAGTTCTAAGCCTTGATTTTCATCTAACTGACCATAGTTTGTCTTATTATATATAAGGAATTTGTTAAGAACTACCTACAGAACCTCAGACCATTATAGTATTAGTCCTCCATGACCAAGAAAGACTATTAAGTCCTATCAAAAGTTGTACAAAAAGCATTACAATAAACCTCGTGCAACGGAACAGCAGCTTATAGATTTGAGAGGTTTATCAAGCTAAGAATTATAAGCAATCAGATTAAAAACTACAAGACATTTGCAGGATCTCTGTTTAAGATGAAGGTCAAAACTCAGTCTTAGAGCACATGTCAAAAGCAAACAATAAATACCAGGGGAGACAGGGAcatcaaataaaaaagatattgcCAGGTCGACCTGAACAACTAACAAGGCACTCACCTACAAGCTAAAAGTTCAGATGTTGAGGAGTCAGTGACATTATCAACCTTGCGAATTACAGCATAACTGTATGAGAAACAGCAGATTTCACAGAGCTGAAACGTTagaatgtttgaaaatttgaagctcTTCGGGAAATTAAGGATAATATGAAATATTGCCAATGTTAATATAGGCCAATTTAAAGTTTTATTGAGTAATGAACCTAGTTGCTTAGCCTCAAAATACTTCACCTTTTGATCCCTGCAGGAACAACATTATGAAGTACATGATGAAAAGCAGGATCGAGCACATCGCTTACAGCATCAGGAATAATTGATCCAAGAATACTACTCGATCTCTTGAGTCTGCAAAAATATACGGAAACTTAAGTGTAATACAGAGAAGGTTGGACACATCTGATCATCGCCAAGATAATCTCAGATGATTGTTTGGGAATATCAAGAGTTCAAAGACATTATGCTGAAGCTTTCAGTGTTTGGCTTCTCTTATTCTTTTGGCGTGTCCACATTAGTATGACCAAGCGTTCAATTTAAAAAAAGCTTAGCCTAATCTTTAGTGTTTTGAAGCAACCCAAGCCTTGGTGATATGTTGGCTTGTTAACATTAATAATATGTATTACAACAGAAAGTAACAACTAACAACAAGTGAAGAATAATTGTATATTTTAAACTATAATTCTCACCTTGGTTGTGAAGCATGTGCAAGAGTAAAAACATGAACAGAACCAGAAGAACTCGAGGCTGCAAGAATATCCGGAAGCTGCTTTGACGGCCCAAATGACAAAGAATAAATAGTCGATGGATAAGACCCCCTTCGAAAGCTATATGACTGCTAAGAGATATTAGATTCTACACATTAAGTAACCAAATTCATATTGGAAGTGGTTTCAAATAGCATAAAATTTTATTGTTCACCTTTGTTGCATCTGAAACCAAATGAACTCTGATTATGGTTCCTTGCTCGGAAGCTGTGGCTATATACATTCCATTTGATGAAAGAATCATTGCAACCAGTGGTGAACGATGAGCCTCAATCTGTATTTTAGGTTCAACAATAATGCACATCACAATAAGTAAAATATATAAACATGCATATCAATTTATATCTAGTACTAACTActatgaaaaaaatacaaaaaaaaagaggcagTTATGCCCTTGAAAGGAAAACAGCATGGCCATGTGTTAAGAAAATGAAGATCATTTACTGGGATGAACTTAAAAATCAAACCCACTGACAAATATTATAGTAACAAAGccattttgttttattattatacaGCACAATTAAGAAAGCCAAGTTTATGCCATAACCTCACAGTGTAAGTGACGATCCATGACATTATACAACAATGCAGATCCTTTGGTGGTGCTAGCAGGAAGAGCCAAATAGCAAGCATCCAAAGAAGTGGAAAATGCGCATATCCCTGTGAAGAAAGTTTTTCCAGAAAAGTTTATGGATAATACAGGATATTAAAATGCGCAGGTCCTACGTTGTCATTTTCAGTGCTGACAATGATATATATGCAAGAACACAATTTATGAAAATCAAACATGCAACCACTGCAAAAGTAGTGCTTAGCACAAACTCTCCTGATTGAATGGAATCTCATCAAGTATTAATTCCAGCCTCACCTTTAATGTTTGGCACTGTGTCAATAGTCTCCAAGATTTTGAGGCtatttaattcatatatataagCTTTGTCTTGTAAAATGACAACGAGTCTGCGTtggaaagaaacagagagatggGATTATTCTTAGCGACGAATGAATTATGCTGATTGGGTCATTGGTTATCTAGATTCCAGTCTGAAAGTATAATCAATCAGGAAATAATTGTGGGCTAGAATGAATAGTACTCTTACCATTCCAATTATCTAGTatagtaaattaaaataattgaaaaaagtgGAATCATTTTATTGATTATCGGATTTGTAGTTCATACATATACACAACCCAAAGAGTAGGAGTGCAACTATTAAGTATACACAAGAAACAAAAGCAGTGTGATGGTGAATATCGAGAAAACGACACAATGCTGTAATCAAATATTCATAAAAAGAGATCAGAGTTCAAGCAACAACTTCAGTAGTACTCAACTTCATTGAAAACCATCGCAACGATCTTTGATGAGCACTTGATGCCCAAGAATTCTCCCATAACATTTTAGCAAGAGTAAATCATGAATTCatacacaaaacaaaacaaaataaagcaaaacaaaacaaTACAGAATAAAATAGGAAAAAGGTAGGAAAGTAGAGACTTTTACCTTTGTCTATTCATGCGAACAGCAAGTATTGAAGTTAGAAAGTTCAATTCCCTAAGAGCAGCAGAAGTGGTTGTATTAAATAAACAGAGACGGCGTGGGGACAGAGATGGCTGCATCACTCGGACCAATGAAGACAATCAGATCACagagaaagctaaattaaaacccTCACACAAAACAACGAAGAAAAGCAACTACCTTATCACCAGCTCCAACAATAGCAAGAAGACTTGAGCTGAACAACATCTCAACAATAACAAAACCTCCAACAACTACGAGATCGAAAAATAACCATAAATATTTAAGAAGATAGCAGGGCATGTAAAAATTGAAATATTCATGGAGTTTGGAGCTCTACATCTTTGGTAGCAGAGCCTTCCTGAATTGGTATCAAATATTCTGAATCCATCTCTGGTGCCAATTGCGAAGCAACTGCAGCAAAGAATGTTGAAATTAGCGAGAGGGAGAGTTGAGTTGAGAACGAAAgggattgaattggaagaaagaaaGAGTACGTACGTGTGGTCCTGGTTGAAAGAAGCGCAGAGGATAGGGCACGAAGATGAAGATGACTGGTTCGCCATTCGAATTCGGATTTGGAAGCTCCCTTCCTCAATGATTGGGAATACGATTACGATTACGATTCTGATTACGATTTTTTGGACTCTGCAATTCTAAGCTCCTTACGATTCTCATATCTTTCAATGGCGTCCACTTCCACCACACCACCtttcaaaaaaactaaaatattcttagtttattttattttaaatgaatGAAATCacctctttaattttaaaactaatcttttggtattaattttaaaaggactaaaatatcttttaggtttaagGATGTTTAATtggattagaaattaaaatttgaatttgattatgaAAAAGCTAAAATTTTTCACATAGTTTATTTGAAGAGAGTAGAAGACTAATTTaccattatttttaaaaatacaaaaatactcttgttatttatattaaaagttttaaaatatcttttaatcattagttttaaaatgactaaattatttttataggaTTAATTAAGATTAGAGTAAAGTAATAATTATAtccctgaaataaaaaaaaatatcaatttgatCTTTTAAGATAACAAACGATAGATACGCTATGTTCTTCTATCAATTTACAATGCTCATGTGGCACGGGACACGCGCACTAGTTTACATAATGAAATATATGGACAACTCTGTTTCGTTTCACACTATCTATTGATAGAAAGATATAGATGTCCACCATTTGTTATTGTGGAGGACTTAATTGgtacttttttttcttcaaagattAATTAGTCCGAAATCGAAATATTTGAAAACATAATAGTCACTTTACTCTTAAGATTATTTGATGGTAAAAATTCAAGTGCAGTCAATTTTAGATCAAGTTGATCATTAAGaactgttagataaaaatttagtcaaatcattcaaattatttaatgactcttaactatcaatttcacatgaagttgatTGCACCTAAATTTTCAATTGTattagaattataaattttaatctaaTATTAAAAAGACTAGAATacccttattttatgttttaaagacactaaaatatttttttttgaataaaaattaaaagactaaaatatcctTTATAATAAATGTTTAGTTAtagtaaaaattataaatttcaacCTTCAAAAACACTCTAATACccttttataattaagttttaaaaGAACAAAACAATTTTGGAAggctattttaaaaaatactaaaataatattataggattaatttatattatttaattgtattagaaattgaaaatttggatataacgttaaaattcaaaatagaaaaaatcgatattttatgtgaaattgaaaaaataaattaagtacgtaaaatataaaattttaacaagatttAAATTATAGAATTGTCAAATctagtaaaaattttataaaatcaattgactcatttaaaatcgtaatatcaaaaaattttaaaaattaaatcaaaattttaactattatgttaaaaatactaaaagTCTCTCtggttttaagattttttttttggtttaatttttttgtaaagaAAATAGATTAGTTATATTTTGGATTTTCTGCTTAAAATGCTTGAGTTGGATAGTtctcttttttatcttttcaatcaaatttcCACTGACGCAAATTTTCGATTAGGTTTCCATGAAATTACAACCCCAATACGAAGTTCCATTGTTAAAACAGGAGCCCAATAACTAGCCCATTGTAGCCCAATAACAAAAAACATACTACACTATTGGGTAGAAGTTCACCccactaaaaaaatactaatcgCCTTCGAATACCCTATTTACAACTTTATGCATTTATAATTGGCTTGGGCCCAAGCCCACCTATCAGGTAAAGAGGATAGTGATTAGTGCTAAATACTGATTCACGTCCCAAAAAAATGCTAAATACTACTTCATGCTTGCCAGTTGCCACCCATCTGGCATTGCCTTTCTCAGtatctcattttttctttttcccacTGAGATCAttagaatgtttttttttttttaacaaagaaaGCTAAACAGAGAAAAGTGGAGCAGCTCAACGAACACGACGACACACACAACAAAGCTAAGGAAAATATATACAAtcaatcaatttttatttttgacattCGCATTAACAATTATATAGATCATCACTATACTATTCCTTATAATTTAGAAATGACTTCTTTTTTATGTCttcaatgtttttttttaaatattctcacGTTTGGTTCTAGCTAAATAGTCCAAATTACagtaaaaaaaaactaatcagctactttttcttttcatattttttgtCATGCACTCTTGTCCATTGTCCAACTTTCAAATAATTATTTGATTATACTCCGAATAACCCATACTTTATCATAATATGTCAATCACACGCACCACACTTATCAACTAAACTtacagtaaaaaaataaataatgaatacgttttatttatttttttacatagaaTACAGGTATTATCATTTTAATAAATGACTCCTAGAAAAATTTAAACGCTCTTTAGTATTTACCCTTTTCACTAAGACAAATCATATAAAAAGCTCGATTTTTGTCGGGACCAACCTTATCTAAATTGCACTAGTGAAGCTATAACTTGTGACTTCCTCTAAAATAGTCTCTAATTTCAACACCTATACGAAGAAATTAGtagaaaaaatacattttttttatcaaattttcacacaACTACATCATCTCTACCAGTTGATAGTTTATCTAACCTTAACCTTTCATGAAGTTGGTTGACAAGTGCAAACTCCTATTGAAACAACTATTTTCTTTGATTGAAATTCATATCCATTATaatccatcccaaaacccacagtcTCTTATGACAGATCCTTATTAGTTTGAAATAGAAAAAAGTTTCGAAAAACTTCCTTTCAAGGCCCACCTTATAACCAATTGTCTTCCCAAAATCGAGTTCTTCTTCCATCCCTTATTTCCATAGAGAGCCCACTAATCATCTTGTCTTTCACCGTTGTTCTTCGAAATTTAACTGATAAATATGTTTGCACGGACCCCTTTTGATGGTAGAGTTTGATTTGATAACATTATATTAAGATCCAAACTATTACAAGAGCATATAATCTTTTTCTATAATGAACAATCCTCCTTTAAAAAACACCACCACCACTGAAATAGAATCGTTATATTCCTAGTCACCGCATCTCGCACTCCCAAACCACCTAACTTTTTTTGCGCCTATATCACTTTCCATTTAACAAAAGGCATACCATTATTTCCGTCCTCTCTACTCCATACAAATCTCCTTTGCTATGCTATCAACTTCTCTGCAACCGCCTTTGACATCTTATATAAATTAAGATAGTAAACCGGCAAGCTATTGAGCACAGACTTGATAAGGACTAACTTTCCAACTTTGTTGAGTACCTTTGCTTTCTAGAGACTAAGCTTCTCTTCCACCTTATCTATAATTGGTTTTCAGATCTTCATCGGTCGATGGTTTGCTCCTAAAAAAATCCCAAAGTATCTCACGGGTAGAACGACTTCTATGCACCCTAGCAACCCACACA is a window from the Arachis hypogaea cultivar Tifrunner chromosome 1, arahy.Tifrunner.gnm2.J5K5, whole genome shotgun sequence genome containing:
- the LOC112699422 gene encoding uncharacterized protein, with the protein product MANQGAKKRKEENARHMARLRQVIIACNVIYVLVRMLFFHSTFTWKHWIGLIVTSLAYFIPYKQLAKMATPSYDDDGELLDGGFDMTTGGVCGYLHDVIYITCFVQVMSIISGKFWYTYLVIPAFGAYQSFGFIKGFLPGRSEEPYEDEKTRKKREKMEKKASRPKFVKTRTR
- the LOC112699391 gene encoding autophagy-related protein 18b, with protein sequence MANQSSSSSCPILCASFNQDHTCFAIGTRDGFRIFDTNSGRLCYQRFVGGFVIVEMLFSSSLLAIVGAGDKPSLSPRRLCLFNTTTSAALRELNFLTSILAVRMNRQRLVVILQDKAYIYELNSLKILETIDTVPNIKGICAFSTSLDACYLALPASTTKGSALLYNVMDRHLHCEIEAHRSPLVAMILSSNGMYIATASEQGTIIRVHLVSDATKSYSFRRGSYPSTIYSLSFGPSKQLPDILAASSSSGSVHVFTLAHASQPRLKRSSSILGSIIPDAVSDVLDPAFHHVLHNVVPAGIKSYAVIRKVDNVTDSSTSELLACRAIMSVITYNGQFKEYNLSVDAHNDLTWSLGREFNLLTVTLDKAVIS